The DNA window CAGTTGCGATTATGCAGATTTTGCACATCCGCTGGCATCAGCCATAGAAAATGGCGAATGTTATCCGGGTATTGCTATCTGCGGTAGTGGTAATGGCATTAACATGACGTTGAACAAGCATCAGGGTATCCGTGCAGCACTTTGCTGGACACCGGAGATCTCACATCTTGCCCGTCAGCACAACGATGCTAATATTCTGGTTATGCCAGGTCGTTTTATCGACACAGCAACTGCCGATCATATTATGACTGAGTTCTTCTCTACAAATTTTGAAGGCGGCCGTCATCAAAAAAGAATAGAAAAGATTCCCGTAAAGTAATTACGTTCTTACTATAACAAAGAATCCTGTTTGTACATTCAAGCAGGATTTTTTGCATATATAGGGGTTTAATCATTATTCAGAAATATTTTATATACAATAGCACTTTGGCATGACTTTTGTAATATAATTATCTTTCTAACTATAAATTTAAATCTCAATACTATGAATGCATCCTTATACATTGGTGGGAATAAAGGACGTCCCACGTTTGTAGAAAACCTCGCTATAGAAACAGTTATCAACTCGTTCAAAACACTGAAGTACGCAACACTTGTTGACAGTATCCGAAGTCAAAGCAGCGATTTTGCCAAAGCATGGCAGCAACTCCCCTCCTTTACATTTGCCGCTTCCTTTCACGGTGGACGTACAAAGACTAATATGGAGCAGTACAACGGAGTGATTCAGCTCAACAGTGGCAAACTGGAGCCCGAACAAGCCATTCGCTTACGGGATAAGGCAGCGCAAGAGCCCAATACCTTGGCAGCATTTGTTACTACAGAAGGTACAGGAATTGTAATTCTATCTCCCGTTTCCAGTCCGGACGGCTCCATACCCTATAGTAATGAGGAGATTAGCAAATTTCACGCACACGCTTTTTCCGTTGTCAGCTTATATTATGAATCCTGTTTGTATATCGACTTTAAGAAAAACGAACATTCATTATTACAGTTAACCTCAGCCACTTACGACCCTGAGCTGTTTTTCAATCCCGAAGCCGAAACATTTCTTATAGCTACAAAGAAGGATTTCGAGAAGAAAACAACGAAGCTACTCCGAAACATGGAGGGAGAGCCAATTTCCTATGATCATCTGCCTATTGGCGAACAGCGGGATACTGAAATAAGAAGGGCTTTCGACCGTGCTTACTCAAATGCGCTCAATGTGGAGTCCTTCCGAAAAGAGAACAGATCGCAGTTCGTGTACGCTTTGGCATACTTTTGCTGCGTGGCAGGAATTCCGGAGGCTGAAACAGCCAAACTGGCACTCCAGCGTTG is part of the uncultured Bacteroides sp. genome and encodes:
- the rpiB gene encoding ribose 5-phosphate isomerase B; its protein translation is MKTIGICSDHAGFELKQFVKSWLEAKGWAYKDFGTYTTDSCDYADFAHPLASAIENGECYPGIAICGSGNGINMTLNKHQGIRAALCWTPEISHLARQHNDANILVMPGRFIDTATADHIMTEFFSTNFEGGRHQKRIEKIPVK